Part of the Candidatus Bathyarchaeota archaeon genome, ACGTTACGAGAAAGGGCAGAGGATAACAGCCTCTCACCATGTGCCCTGTAATACATGCCACTATTGTCTAATAGGGCATCATACAATGTGCGAAACTATTCGTAAGACTAACTTTGATCCTGGGGGTTTTGCTGAATATATTCGTCTTCCAGCAATAAATGTGGATAGGGGAGTGTATCCACTTCCAGACAAAGTATCATTCGAAGAAGGAACCTTTGTGGAGCCTTTGGCGTGTGTTTTTCGGGGTCAAAATATGGCACAAATGGAACCTGGGCTTAGTGTGCTTGTAGTTGGAAGCGGGATAGCTGGTTTGCTTCATATACAGCTAGCAAGAAGTATGGGGGCTGGAAAAATAATTGCCACAGATATAAATGAATCTAGGCTTAAACTGGCCTTGAAATTTGGAGCAGATTTTACCATTCATGCATCAGAAGACTTGCCTGAAAAGTTGCGTGAAGTTAATGATGGAATGTTGGCTGATAGGGTGATAATCAGTACAGGTGCAGAGTCGGCGATCACTCAATCATTGAAATCGGTTGAACGAGGGGGAATAATACTTCTTTTTGCCACTACAGAACCGGGTGTAACTATTCCTATACCTTTAAATGAGATCTTTTGGCGCACGGAAGCGACCATAACATCTACATATGCGGGTAGCCCTGCCGACCATTTGGTAGCATTAGAATTGATACGTTCTGGAAACATTTGTGTTGAAGAGATGATAACGCATAGATTCGGTTTAAACGATATAGCAAAAGGCTTCCAGCTAGTTGCAGATCCAAAAGATTCTTTAAAAGTAATAATAGAGCCTCAAAAATAGTAAGGAATTGGTAGTTCTCTATGGTATCGCTAGAACATGTGGCAATAACTGTTGAAAATCTAGACAAAGCTATCGATTTCTATTCAGATGTTTTTGGCCTTTCTCTCTTGAAAATGAAAAAGAAATCTGAATTAGGAATAACTTATGCCCTGCTTCAAACCGATAATTTAAGAATTGAACTC contains:
- a CDS encoding zinc-dependent dehydrogenase, whose translation is MRVAVYYSNRDIRIKEVPVPEIGPGELLVRVDASGICGSDVMEWYRIDKVPLILGHEIAGEIVKVGEGVERYEKGQRITASHHVPCNTCHYCLIGHHTMCETIRKTNFDPGGFAEYIRLPAINVDRGVYPLPDKVSFEEGTFVEPLACVFRGQNMAQMEPGLSVLVVGSGIAGLLHIQLARSMGAGKIIATDINESRLKLALKFGADFTIHASEDLPEKLREVNDGMLADRVIISTGAESAITQSLKSVERGGIILLFATTEPGVTIPIPLNEIFWRTEATITSTYAGSPADHLVALELIRSGNICVEEMITHRFGLNDIAKGFQLVADPKDSLKVIIEPQK